A region of the Thermogladius calderae 1633 genome:
AGTAGAAGGATTTATTAGTCTCCGAGCCGATTTTCAGGATAACACGATAACGCTTACGGGGGTCGACAGCGTTGCCTAGACCGATGTACAGGACTAGGAGCTGGAGAAGGGTTGTGGTGAGGACGCCCGGCGGCGAGCTTAGAGTCCACTACGAGAAGAGAAGACCCTCCCCTGCTCACTGTGCTATATGTGGACGACCGCTCAATGGTGTTCCGAGGCTCAGGCCGAGTCAGTTGAGGAAACTTGCTAAGACTGAGAAGAGGCCCGAGAGGATCTACGGCGGGGTTATTTGCCCGAGTTGTCTTGCCAAGCTTATCAGGCGGTCTGTGAGGGCTGCCAGCTAGATAGTCTACTTTTGTGGTGCTGAAGTTGGTAAGGATAGCTGTAAGCGGCCCTCCTGGGAGTGGGAAGACTACACACGCTAAGAGGATCGCGGACACATACGACCTGGTCTACTAC
Encoded here:
- a CDS encoding 50S ribosomal protein L34e, whose amino-acid sequence is MPRPMYRTRSWRRVVVRTPGGELRVHYEKRRPSPAHCAICGRPLNGVPRLRPSQLRKLAKTEKRPERIYGGVICPSCLAKLIRRSVRAAS